The following coding sequences lie in one Oncorhynchus masou masou isolate Uvic2021 chromosome 20, UVic_Omas_1.1, whole genome shotgun sequence genomic window:
- the LOC135506832 gene encoding sialic acid synthase-like: protein MIGGSNPCFIIAEIGQKHQGDIEIGKKIIKMAKDCRTDCAKFQKSELEYKFKKCALERPYTSKHSWGKTYGDHKRHLEFSHEQYRELQKYAQGVGIFFTASGMDEVAVDFLDELDVPFFNVASCDVNSFSYLELTAKKVRDSI from the exons ATGATTGGGGGTTCTAACCCCTGTTTTATTATTGCAGAAATTGGACAGAAACACCAGGGAGATATTGAAATCGGCAAGAAAATTATCAAGATGGCCAAG GACTGCAGGACAGACTGCGCCAAGTTTCAGAAGAGTGAGCTTGAGTACAAGTTCAAAAAGTGTGCCCTGGAGCGTCCGTACACCTCCAAACATTCCTGGGGAAAGACATACGGTGACCACAAGCGTCATCTGGAGTTCAGTCATGAACAATATAGAGAGCTCCAGAAATATGCACAGGGGGTTGGAATCTTCTTCACCGCTTCTGGAATGGACGAG GTGGCTGTGGACTTCCTGGATGAGCTTGATGTGCCCTTCTTCAATGTTGCCTCGTGTGATGTCAACAGTTTCTCCTATCTGGAACTGACTGCAAAAAAGGTCAGGGATTCAATTTAG